One Dromiciops gliroides isolate mDroGli1 chromosome 3, mDroGli1.pri, whole genome shotgun sequence DNA segment encodes these proteins:
- the RNF186 gene encoding E3 ubiquitin-protein ligase RNF186, producing the protein MEETEGQLSEGAEIGIADPAASPGVCAHAPEQAEMPQPKSLGALATETEALASPSPADGELECLVCCHRYSCQRPPKVLSCQHVFCAVCLKFLLTIQEDTWRVICPLCRMGTSVPGGLICNLRDQEQVMGRLSPEVQLSPQQLTQPSGGGVPSMTGEDGEDSASANQVAARRLAVHLLLLVLLIFLILPFVYPGMIRWVLVFVLCVALLLSSMFCCLPCGRGCCNPAKTLLPGQQKHSHVASIA; encoded by the coding sequence ATGGAGGAGACAGAAGGCCAACTTTCCGAGGGAGCAGAAATAGGTATAGCAGACCCGGCAGCATCCCCAGGAGTCTGTGCCCACGCCCCAGAGCAGGCAGAAATGCCCCAGCCTAAATCCCTGGGAGCACTGGCCACTGAAACAGAGGCACTGGCTTCCCCCAGTCCTGCTGACGGAGAGTTGGAGTGCCTGGTGTGCTGCCACAGATACAGCTGTCAGCGGCCCCCCAAAGTGCTCAGCTGCCAACATGTCTTCTGCGCCGTGTGCCTGAAGTTCCTTCTGACCATCCAGGAGGACACCTGGAGAGTCATCTGCCCCCTGTGCCGCATGGGCACGTCCGTCCCCGGGGGGCTGATCTGCAACCTTCGGGACCAGGAACAGGTCATGGGGAGGCTCAGTCCCGAAGTGCAGCTCTCTCCCCAGCAGCTCACTCAGCCCTCAGGAGGAGGGGTGCCCAGCATGACGGGGGAGGACGGGGAGGACTCGGCCAGTGCCAATCAGGTGGCTGCCCGGAGGTTGGCTGTCCACTTGCTACTGCTGGTgcttctcatcttcctcatcctccCTTTCGTCTACCCTGGCATGATCCGGTGGGTCCTGGTCTTCGTTCTGTGTGTAGCACTGTTGCTCTCCTCCATGTTCTGCTGCCTACCGTGCGGCAGAGGCTGCTGCAACCCTGCCAAAACCCTCCTTCCTGGACAGCAGAAACACAGCCATGTGGCTTCGATTGCCTGA